The proteins below come from a single Crossiella sp. CA-258035 genomic window:
- a CDS encoding NPCBM/NEW2 domain-containing protein, producing the protein MTKLTVSPGDAGDLLAGNSFEATAEFTGDSARTLREVELRPSAPAGWQVSGPAITLDRLAPGGQLRGRWQVTVGPEAKFGPVEIPVFAEFTDAALPQGRRRVHVEQGVKAAVALTGQPWVSELPFAAESNGWGPVERDRSNNESAGGDGNPLRVNGVNHARGLGTHAPSEISVHLGGRCTRFTALVGLDDETSSPGSAVFQVLVDGVLRQETAVLRTGQAAVPLSVDVAGARTLTLRVTDGEDGRNFDHADWAEARLSC; encoded by the coding sequence GTGACCAAACTGACCGTGAGCCCTGGCGATGCCGGGGACCTGTTGGCGGGCAACAGCTTCGAGGCGACCGCGGAGTTCACCGGGGACAGCGCGCGGACGCTGCGCGAGGTCGAGCTGCGGCCCAGCGCGCCGGCGGGCTGGCAGGTAAGCGGACCGGCGATCACCTTGGACCGGCTGGCTCCCGGCGGTCAGCTGCGCGGCCGCTGGCAGGTCACCGTGGGGCCGGAGGCGAAGTTCGGGCCGGTGGAGATCCCGGTGTTCGCCGAGTTCACCGATGCCGCGTTGCCGCAGGGGCGGCGGCGGGTGCACGTGGAGCAGGGGGTCAAGGCCGCGGTCGCGCTGACCGGGCAGCCGTGGGTGAGCGAGCTGCCGTTCGCCGCGGAGAGCAACGGCTGGGGCCCGGTGGAGCGGGACCGCTCCAACAACGAGTCCGCCGGTGGCGACGGGAACCCGTTGCGGGTCAACGGGGTCAACCACGCCAGGGGGCTCGGCACGCACGCGCCGAGCGAGATCTCGGTGCACCTGGGCGGCCGGTGCACCCGGTTCACCGCGCTGGTCGGGCTGGACGACGAGACCAGCTCGCCGGGTTCGGCCGTCTTCCAGGTGCTCGTCGACGGCGTGCTCCGGCAGGAGACCGCCGTGCTGCGCACCGGGCAGGCCGCGGTGCCGCTGTCGGTGGACGTGGCCGGGGCGCGCACGCTGACGCTGCGGGTGACCGACGGCGAGGACGGCCGCAACTTCGACCACGCGGACTGGGCCGAGGCAAGGCTGTCCTGCTGA
- a CDS encoding DUF2567 domain-containing protein, with protein MNEPPLPGRADPVRIQPGGVGQLPEEAYLPYVLPRPIPRVVVKADLLPAISMASLISLLGIPVAFLWSLLAPPIQRQVATNGRTPALPGDSNHQFDSLAVFLLLTLAAGAITGAVVWLLRRRRGPVVMIGATAGSALAAYLATLMGGLFTGFWYSVPTSVQLGDVYTVAPAAVDVTAILAQPLAFIIVYGACAAWNGLDDLGRRLG; from the coding sequence ATGAACGAGCCGCCACTGCCCGGTCGCGCGGACCCGGTGCGCATCCAGCCCGGCGGGGTCGGGCAGCTGCCGGAAGAGGCGTACCTGCCCTACGTGCTGCCCCGGCCGATCCCGAGGGTGGTGGTCAAGGCCGACCTGCTGCCCGCGATCAGCATGGCCTCGCTGATCTCGCTGCTGGGCATCCCGGTGGCGTTCCTGTGGTCGCTGCTGGCCCCGCCGATCCAGCGCCAGGTCGCCACCAACGGCCGCACCCCGGCGCTGCCCGGCGACTCCAACCACCAGTTCGACTCGCTGGCGGTGTTCCTGCTGCTCACCCTGGCCGCGGGCGCGATCACCGGCGCGGTGGTGTGGCTGCTGCGCCGGCGCCGGGGACCGGTGGTGATGATCGGCGCCACCGCGGGCTCCGCGCTGGCGGCCTACCTGGCCACGCTGATGGGCGGGCTGTTCACCGGCTTCTGGTACTCGGTGCCCACCTCGGTGCAGCTCGGCGACGTCTACACGGTCGCCCCGGCCGCGGTGGACGTCACCGCGATCCTGGCCCAGCCGCTGGCCTTCATCATCGTCTACGGCGCCTGCGCGGCCTGGAACGGCCTGGACGACCTGGGCCGCAGGCTCGGCTAG
- the bioB gene encoding biotin synthase BioB yields MTTAAEQATTTEAGDRDILIVAREQVLNRGEGLSEAQILAALQLPDERLGDLLQLAHEVRMAWCGPEVEVEGIVSLKTGGCPEDCHFCSQSGRFPSPVRSAWLDIPGLVKAAEQTAATGATEFCIVAAVRGPDKRLLSQVKAGIEAIRAAGIDIQIACSLGMLTQEQVDELVAMGVHRYNHNLETAKSHFANVVTTHTWEERWETLRMVREAGMEVCCGGIIGMGETVEQRAEFAAQLAEVNPDECTMNFLIPQPGTPYENFSIVEGSDALRTVAAFRLAMPRAILRFSGGRELTFGDLGTRQGMLGGINAIIVGNYLTNLGRPASSDLDMLEELNMPIKALNDTL; encoded by the coding sequence GTGACCACAGCCGCCGAACAGGCCACCACGACCGAGGCGGGCGACCGGGACATCCTCATCGTCGCGCGGGAGCAGGTGCTCAACCGCGGTGAGGGCCTGTCCGAGGCGCAGATCCTGGCCGCGCTCCAGCTGCCCGACGAACGCCTCGGCGACCTGCTCCAGCTCGCGCACGAGGTGCGGATGGCCTGGTGCGGTCCCGAGGTCGAGGTCGAGGGCATCGTCAGCCTCAAGACCGGCGGCTGCCCCGAGGACTGCCACTTCTGCTCCCAGTCCGGCCGCTTCCCCTCGCCGGTGCGCTCGGCCTGGCTGGACATCCCCGGCCTGGTCAAGGCGGCCGAGCAGACCGCGGCCACCGGCGCCACCGAGTTCTGCATCGTGGCCGCCGTGCGCGGACCGGACAAGCGGCTGCTCTCCCAGGTCAAGGCCGGGATCGAGGCCATCCGCGCGGCCGGCATCGACATCCAGATCGCCTGCTCCCTCGGCATGCTCACCCAGGAGCAGGTGGACGAGCTGGTCGCGATGGGCGTGCACCGGTACAACCACAACCTGGAGACGGCGAAGTCGCACTTCGCGAACGTGGTCACCACGCACACCTGGGAAGAGCGCTGGGAGACCCTGCGGATGGTGCGCGAGGCGGGCATGGAGGTCTGCTGCGGCGGCATCATCGGCATGGGCGAGACCGTCGAGCAGCGCGCCGAGTTCGCCGCCCAGCTGGCCGAGGTGAACCCGGACGAGTGCACGATGAACTTCCTCATCCCGCAGCCCGGCACCCCGTACGAGAACTTCTCGATCGTGGAGGGCTCGGACGCGCTGCGCACCGTCGCCGCGTTCCGCCTGGCCATGCCCCGCGCCATCCTGCGCTTCTCCGGCGGCCGCGAGCTGACCTTCGGCGACCTGGGCACCCGGCAGGGCATGCTGGGCGGCATCAACGCGATCATCGTCGGCAACTACCTGACCAACCTCGGCCGCCCGGCGAGCTCCGACCTGGACATGCTGGAAGAGCTGAACATGCCGATCAAGGCGCTCAATGACACTCTCTGA
- a CDS encoding alpha/beta hydrolase: MRPNHFRTLTTATLLALTIPTTATATPVAAATPVASAAAARSAAIAASSAAATAAASPATAVASTSVAAPPTSPPTHPCATATQQCDGTLDLPLNWSDPTGERIPIPFTFHPRTDQSRPAEGTVLALGGGPASSLGGAIEGHRRALGAESARFNVLAVERRGFGRAAPFACPDLDLTTPQTVADCTNGIGPRLQFFTTDQRVTDVDAVRAALGIPALTLYGTSYGTRDATAYAVRFPQRTKAIIADSAMPVNAEGYAVGDTFNERLRVTATQLTAVCAPSPACRALPGTPASRWSDLMTRLRAHPDPKLPLFALNDIISKPGEPSVGREINAAIAAYLADDPAPLHRLAATGPTLPPRGSPFTAPFFAFWCADSAYPFSRTATPEVRRQELARYRQANPERPVTAAEVMGAFGWAEDWCAHWPTPRPTPLIPPGTALPDVPLLAIGGQLDLGADQAARTLAASVPRGRALIVPFGQHVPSITNYGYSPCAAHAVRTFLTNPAKPTPPCTAENYQAQAHFPRTTDNLPTPHAPALSREHRTALAVALSTANDALARRNPNTALQVNRKQLPGVRGGTIHFENPQIRLDHVQHVTDAGVTGTITIPAQHEEATATLTVTHNGKTTELRLRWNPFHVRQTLKIQGTADNASFTATFPNAS, translated from the coding sequence ATGCGCCCCAACCACTTCCGCACCCTCACCACGGCAACCCTGCTCGCCCTAACAATCCCCACCACAGCCACCGCCACCCCAGTCGCCGCCGCCACCCCCGTCGCCTCCGCCGCTGCTGCCCGCTCCGCCGCCATCGCGGCCTCCTCTGCCGCCGCGACCGCCGCCGCCTCCCCTGCCACCGCCGTGGCCTCCACCTCTGTCGCCGCTCCACCCACCTCGCCCCCCACTCACCCCTGCGCCACCGCGACCCAACAGTGCGACGGCACCCTCGACCTCCCCCTGAACTGGTCCGACCCCACCGGCGAACGCATCCCCATCCCGTTCACCTTCCACCCCCGCACCGACCAGTCCCGCCCCGCCGAGGGCACCGTGCTCGCCCTCGGCGGCGGTCCGGCCTCGTCGCTCGGCGGCGCCATCGAAGGCCACCGTCGGGCCCTGGGCGCCGAGTCCGCCCGGTTCAACGTGTTGGCCGTGGAACGCCGGGGCTTCGGCCGCGCCGCCCCGTTCGCCTGCCCCGACCTGGACCTGACCACACCCCAGACCGTCGCCGACTGCACCAACGGCATCGGCCCCCGGCTCCAGTTCTTCACCACCGACCAACGCGTCACCGACGTCGACGCCGTCCGCGCCGCCCTGGGCATCCCGGCGCTGACCCTGTACGGCACCTCCTACGGCACCCGCGACGCCACCGCCTACGCGGTCCGCTTTCCCCAGCGCACCAAGGCGATCATCGCCGACAGCGCCATGCCGGTGAACGCCGAGGGCTACGCCGTCGGCGACACCTTCAACGAGCGCCTGCGGGTCACCGCCACCCAGCTCACCGCGGTCTGCGCGCCCTCCCCGGCCTGCCGCGCCCTGCCCGGCACCCCCGCGAGCCGCTGGTCGGACCTGATGACCCGCCTGCGCGCCCACCCCGACCCCAAGCTGCCCCTGTTCGCCCTCAACGACATCATCTCCAAACCCGGCGAACCCTCGGTCGGCCGCGAGATCAACGCCGCCATCGCCGCCTACCTCGCCGACGACCCGGCCCCGCTGCACCGCCTCGCCGCCACCGGCCCCACCCTGCCGCCCAGGGGCTCGCCGTTCACCGCCCCGTTCTTCGCGTTCTGGTGCGCCGACAGCGCCTACCCGTTCTCCCGCACCGCCACCCCGGAGGTCCGCCGCCAGGAACTGGCCCGCTACCGCCAGGCCAACCCCGAACGCCCGGTGACCGCCGCCGAGGTCATGGGCGCCTTCGGCTGGGCCGAGGACTGGTGCGCCCACTGGCCAACCCCGCGCCCCACTCCGCTGATCCCACCCGGCACCGCCCTGCCCGACGTCCCCCTGCTCGCCATCGGCGGCCAACTCGACCTGGGCGCCGACCAGGCGGCCCGAACCCTGGCCGCTTCAGTCCCCCGCGGCCGCGCCCTGATCGTCCCCTTCGGTCAGCACGTCCCCAGCATCACCAACTACGGCTACAGCCCCTGCGCCGCCCACGCCGTCCGCACCTTCCTCACCAACCCGGCCAAACCCACCCCGCCCTGCACCGCCGAGAACTACCAGGCCCAGGCCCACTTCCCCCGCACCACCGACAACCTGCCCACCCCACACGCCCCAGCCCTGTCCCGCGAACACCGCACAGCCCTGGCCGTGGCCTTGAGCACCGCCAACGACGCCCTGGCCCGCCGCAACCCGAACACCGCCCTCCAGGTCAACCGCAAGCAGCTCCCCGGCGTCCGCGGCGGCACGATCCACTTCGAGAACCCCCAGATCCGCCTGGACCACGTCCAGCACGTCACGGACGCGGGTGTCACCGGCACGATCACCATCCCCGCGCAACACGAGGAAGCGACCGCCACCCTCACTGTCACCCACAACGGCAAGACCACCGAGCTCCGCCTGCGCTGGAACCCCTTCCACGTGAGGCAGACGCTCAAGATCCAGGGCACGGCGGACAAC
- a CDS encoding maleylpyruvate isomerase family mycothiol-dependent enzyme, whose protein sequence is MTMPPDLAQALHTANNRLRALLDTPFDTSTPSALPGWTRAHVLTHLANLAAAFTRQAEFAYAGNQIEVYDGGRPARDAAIEQGATQPPETLRATLHTALNTLDATWAKATPTDWTRPVSYRDGILLDTALAWWREAEIHTTDLVLAYTPTEWTPEFTAYLTTYLHPRLPHPVTLQGTPTAIAAWLAGRVPPTPVTTADGTPLPTLNPWP, encoded by the coding sequence ATGACGATGCCCCCAGATCTCGCCCAAGCCCTGCACACCGCGAACAACCGCCTCCGCGCCCTGCTCGACACCCCCTTCGACACCAGCACCCCGTCAGCATTGCCTGGCTGGACCCGAGCCCACGTCCTCACCCACCTGGCCAACCTCGCCGCCGCGTTCACCCGCCAGGCGGAATTCGCCTACGCCGGGAACCAGATCGAGGTGTACGACGGCGGCCGCCCAGCCCGCGACGCCGCCATCGAACAAGGCGCCACCCAGCCCCCCGAAACCCTGCGCGCCACCCTGCACACCGCCCTGAACACCCTGGACGCCACCTGGGCGAAGGCCACCCCCACTGACTGGACCCGCCCGGTCAGCTACCGCGACGGCATCCTGCTCGACACCGCCCTGGCCTGGTGGCGCGAAGCGGAGATCCACACCACCGACCTGGTCCTGGCCTACACCCCAACCGAGTGGACCCCGGAGTTCACCGCCTACCTGACCACCTACCTGCACCCCCGCCTGCCCCACCCGGTCACCCTCCAAGGCACCCCCACCGCCATCGCCGCCTGGCTGGCCGGCCGAGTCCCACCCACCCCGGTCACCACCGCCGACGGCACCCCGCTGCCCACCCTCAACCCCTGGCCCTGA
- a CDS encoding LysR family transcriptional regulator yields MRAELLDPIALRTFVSVVEHGSFTGAAAAGGYTQSAVSRQMAALEDLCGVELFARIPRGVRLTPAGEYLLPHARSLLDRLTDTARALDAMRTLDAGCLRVGAFATANAALLPGALSRFRAAHPKITLTLREGTTERLLPMVEAGDLDLAVVSTHKRPSLEVPGAELLPVLDDPLLVALPVTHRLANRRRVPLGELAGESWIVADTPEAVGALNATCASAGFTPDTPLRVAEWTAKLSLVAEGLGVTIVPGIAAGRTPADVVLRPITPEPPRRSVCLAVPRHARRSPAVLAFHAELRASAAELRPAS; encoded by the coding sequence GTGCGTGCGGAGTTGTTGGACCCGATCGCGCTGCGGACCTTCGTGTCAGTGGTCGAGCACGGGTCGTTCACCGGGGCTGCCGCGGCCGGCGGCTACACCCAGTCGGCAGTGTCCCGCCAGATGGCGGCGCTTGAAGACCTCTGTGGCGTGGAACTGTTCGCCCGGATCCCCCGTGGCGTTCGCCTGACCCCCGCCGGGGAGTACCTGCTCCCCCATGCCCGGTCCCTGCTGGACCGGCTCACCGACACCGCGCGGGCGCTGGACGCGATGCGCACCCTGGACGCGGGCTGCCTGCGGGTCGGCGCCTTCGCCACCGCCAACGCGGCCCTGCTGCCGGGCGCGCTGTCCCGGTTCCGGGCGGCCCACCCCAAGATCACGCTGACCCTGCGCGAGGGCACCACCGAGCGCCTGCTGCCCATGGTGGAGGCCGGTGACCTCGACCTGGCCGTGGTCAGCACGCACAAGCGGCCCAGTCTGGAGGTGCCGGGCGCGGAGCTGCTGCCGGTGCTGGACGATCCGCTGCTGGTGGCGCTGCCGGTGACGCACCGGCTCGCCAACCGGCGGCGGGTGCCGCTGGGCGAGCTGGCCGGGGAGAGCTGGATCGTGGCGGACACCCCGGAGGCGGTGGGCGCGCTGAACGCGACCTGCGCCAGCGCCGGGTTCACCCCGGACACCCCGCTGCGGGTGGCCGAGTGGACCGCGAAGTTGAGCCTGGTCGCCGAGGGGCTCGGGGTGACCATCGTGCCCGGCATCGCGGCCGGGCGGACGCCGGCGGACGTGGTGCTGCGGCCGATCACGCCGGAGCCGCCGCGCCGGTCGGTGTGCCTCGCGGTGCCCCGGCACGCCCGGCGCTCCCCCGCGGTGCTCGCCTTCCACGCGGAGCTGCGGGCCAGCGCGGCCGAGCTGCGCCCGGCCAGCTAG
- a CDS encoding ABATE domain-containing protein, with product MVDPVLALVSTVRHDGRGGVADDLGDLDRCRRWLGDPGVEEAGRLALVGLRQAVRSLFAVVVAPEPPSAADADRLPSVAEAVRLVNAAVLPERVWLEWAAGPVVHTEALGGNGIELVLDRFARAAIAFLTSPARLGLRACRGPRCVKYYVREHPRQGWCSPACGNRARVSRHYRRRVD from the coding sequence GTGGTGGACCCGGTTTTGGCGTTGGTGAGCACCGTTCGGCATGACGGGCGGGGTGGTGTTGCCGACGATCTTGGGGATCTTGACCGGTGCAGGCGGTGGTTGGGGGATCCGGGGGTGGAGGAAGCCGGGCGGTTGGCATTGGTGGGGTTGCGGCAGGCGGTGCGGTCGTTGTTCGCGGTGGTGGTGGCGCCGGAGCCGCCTAGTGCGGCGGATGCGGACCGGTTGCCGTCGGTGGCGGAGGCGGTGCGGCTGGTCAACGCGGCGGTGTTGCCGGAGCGGGTTTGGCTGGAGTGGGCAGCGGGGCCGGTGGTGCACACGGAAGCGTTGGGGGGCAACGGGATTGAGCTGGTGCTGGACCGGTTCGCGCGGGCGGCGATCGCGTTTCTGACCTCGCCAGCGCGGCTGGGGTTGCGGGCCTGCCGGGGGCCTCGGTGTGTGAAGTACTACGTCCGCGAGCATCCCCGGCAGGGGTGGTGCTCGCCCGCGTGTGGCAACCGGGCCAGGGTCAGCAGGCACTACCGCCGGCGGGTGGACTGA
- a CDS encoding cytochrome P450 has product MGTDTAAAEPLPDLQMFDDAYMKDPYPIYARLRQQLPVHRTSLPNRSFDMWVVTRYEDVKIALTAPQVSKDANAMRELILKDAPEGAPQFTEQLAGHMLNSDPPQHTRLRKLVAKAFTPRRVEQLRPRIEQITTELLDRVAAGGEVVDLMETLAFPLPVTVICELLGVPEADQADFRRWSNSLLGNSNAPEQQAKDSQDLAMYLVRLIEDKRATPTDDMLSDLIQVSEDSDSLSQGELVAMAFLLLVAGHETTANLIGNGMRALLTHPDQLAALRDKPERLHNAVEELLRYDGPVITGTIRMTTEPLTLGEVTVPANQLLLVGLGSANRDATKFENPDELNIDRVLGGHFGFGHGIHYCVGAPLARLEAVTAIGGLLERFPELTLAVPPEELNYRSSVLIRSLIELPVRPNG; this is encoded by the coding sequence ATGGGCACTGACACCGCGGCGGCGGAACCGCTGCCGGATCTGCAGATGTTCGACGACGCGTACATGAAGGACCCGTACCCGATCTACGCCCGGCTCCGGCAGCAGCTGCCGGTGCACCGGACCTCGCTGCCCAACCGCTCGTTCGACATGTGGGTGGTCACCAGGTACGAGGACGTCAAGATCGCGCTGACCGCGCCACAGGTCAGCAAGGACGCCAACGCCATGCGCGAGCTGATCCTCAAGGACGCGCCGGAGGGCGCCCCGCAGTTCACCGAACAGCTGGCCGGGCACATGCTCAACAGCGACCCGCCGCAGCACACCCGGCTGCGCAAGCTGGTGGCCAAGGCGTTCACCCCGCGCCGGGTGGAGCAGCTGCGCCCGCGGATCGAGCAGATCACCACCGAGCTGCTGGACCGGGTCGCCGCCGGTGGCGAGGTGGTCGACCTGATGGAGACCTTGGCCTTCCCGCTGCCGGTCACGGTCATCTGCGAGCTGCTCGGCGTGCCAGAGGCCGACCAGGCCGACTTCCGCCGCTGGTCCAACTCGCTGCTGGGCAACAGCAACGCGCCGGAACAGCAGGCCAAGGACAGCCAGGACCTGGCCATGTACCTGGTGCGGCTGATCGAGGACAAGCGCGCCACGCCCACCGACGACATGCTCTCCGACCTGATCCAGGTCAGCGAGGACAGCGACTCGCTGAGCCAGGGCGAGCTGGTCGCGATGGCCTTCCTGCTGCTGGTCGCCGGGCACGAGACCACGGCGAACCTGATCGGCAACGGGATGCGCGCGCTGCTCACCCACCCCGACCAGCTGGCCGCCCTGCGGGACAAGCCCGAGCGCCTGCACAACGCGGTCGAGGAGCTGCTCCGCTACGACGGCCCGGTGATCACCGGCACCATCCGGATGACCACCGAGCCGCTCACCCTCGGCGAGGTGACCGTGCCCGCCAACCAGCTGCTGCTGGTCGGCCTGGGCTCGGCCAACCGGGACGCCACCAAGTTCGAGAACCCGGACGAGCTGAACATCGACCGGGTGCTCGGCGGCCACTTCGGCTTCGGCCACGGCATCCACTACTGCGTGGGCGCGCCGCTGGCCCGGCTGGAGGCGGTCACCGCGATCGGCGGCCTGCTGGAGCGCTTCCCCGAGCTCACGCTGGCCGTGCCGCCGGAGGAGCTGAACTACCGCAGCAGCGTGCTGATCCGCTCGCTGATCGAGCTGCCGGTTCGCCCGAACGGCTGA
- a CDS encoding glycoside hydrolase family 97 catalytic domain-containing protein — translation MTLSVRREGRPVILPSPLGIRTERSDLTTGWVPELTRYARARNVDVLLWFHWQRLDTQQERDTQFTLITGWGVKGVKIDFMESDSQARYQWYDQALADTARHRLMVNFHGSTIPHGLARTWPHLLTMEAVHGAEQLPQPTDNPVHPFARNVVGSMDYTPVSLEVGPRQRRFAAIAGPSRAGPAATSRCRSHR, via the coding sequence GTGACGCTGTCGGTGCGCCGGGAGGGGCGGCCGGTGATCCTGCCCTCGCCGCTGGGGATCCGGACCGAGCGCAGCGATCTCACCACGGGGTGGGTGCCGGAGCTGACCAGGTACGCGCGGGCCAGGAACGTGGACGTGCTGCTGTGGTTCCACTGGCAGCGGCTGGACACCCAGCAGGAGCGGGACACCCAGTTCACGCTGATCACCGGTTGGGGCGTCAAGGGCGTGAAGATCGACTTCATGGAGTCGGACTCGCAGGCCCGCTACCAGTGGTACGACCAGGCGCTGGCCGACACCGCCCGGCACCGGCTGATGGTCAACTTCCACGGCTCGACCATCCCGCACGGGCTGGCCCGCACCTGGCCGCACCTGCTCACCATGGAGGCGGTGCACGGCGCGGAACAGCTGCCGCAGCCCACCGACAACCCGGTGCACCCGTTCGCGCGCAACGTGGTCGGCTCGATGGACTACACGCCGGTGTCGCTGGAGGTCGGGCCGCGTCAACGGCGGTTCGCCGCGATCGCCGGGCCATCGCGGGCCGGACCAGCTGCCACCAGCCGGTGCCGCAGCCACCGGTGA
- a CDS encoding adenosylmethionine--8-amino-7-oxononanoate transaminase: MSRELLDLDRRHVWHPYGPMPGTQEPLLVESAQGVRLRLADGRELIDGMSSWWAVIHGHRHPALDAAVHAQVDKLSHVMFGGLTHEPAIRLAQKLVEITPAPLQHVFLCDSGSVSVEVAVKMCLQYWRSLGRPDKRRLLTWRGGYHGDTFQPMSVCDPDGGMHSLWRGVLPEQVFAEAPPRGFDADIDPRYVQHLADTIEEHADQLAAVIVEPVVQGAGGMVFHNPRYLHVLRELCLTHDVLLIFDEIATGFGRTGALFAADHPGVSPDVMCLGKALTGGYLSLAATLCTERIAGGIAKGELPVLAHGPTFMGNPLATAVANASLELLLSQDWAAEVRRIETGLGKGLAGASALPGVRDVRVLGAIGVIQLDHPVDMRAATEAAVGEGVWLRPFRDLVYAMPPYVSTDDDVQRITAALRAAAAAG; encoded by the coding sequence GTGAGCCGCGAACTCCTCGACCTCGACCGCAGGCACGTCTGGCACCCGTACGGCCCGATGCCCGGCACCCAGGAGCCGCTGCTGGTCGAGTCCGCCCAGGGTGTGCGGCTGCGGCTGGCCGACGGCCGGGAGCTGATCGACGGCATGTCCTCCTGGTGGGCGGTCATCCACGGCCACCGCCACCCGGCCCTGGACGCCGCGGTGCACGCGCAGGTGGACAAGCTGAGCCACGTCATGTTCGGCGGCCTCACCCACGAGCCCGCGATCCGGCTGGCCCAGAAGCTGGTCGAGATCACCCCCGCGCCGCTCCAGCACGTCTTCCTCTGCGACTCCGGCTCGGTCTCGGTCGAGGTCGCGGTCAAGATGTGCCTGCAGTACTGGCGTTCCCTCGGCCGCCCGGACAAGCGCAGGCTGCTCACCTGGCGTGGCGGCTACCACGGCGACACCTTCCAGCCGATGAGCGTGTGCGACCCCGACGGCGGCATGCACTCGCTGTGGCGCGGCGTGCTGCCCGAGCAGGTCTTCGCCGAGGCCCCGCCGCGCGGCTTCGACGCCGACATCGACCCCCGCTACGTGCAGCACCTGGCCGACACGATCGAGGAGCACGCCGACCAGCTGGCCGCGGTCATCGTCGAGCCGGTGGTGCAGGGCGCCGGCGGCATGGTCTTCCACAACCCGCGCTACCTGCACGTGCTGCGCGAGCTGTGCCTGACCCACGACGTGCTGCTGATCTTCGACGAGATCGCCACCGGCTTCGGCCGCACCGGCGCGCTCTTCGCCGCCGACCACCCCGGCGTCAGCCCGGACGTGATGTGCCTCGGCAAGGCCCTGACCGGCGGCTACCTCAGCCTGGCCGCCACCCTGTGCACCGAGCGGATCGCCGGGGGCATCGCCAAGGGCGAGCTGCCGGTGCTCGCGCACGGCCCCACCTTCATGGGCAACCCACTGGCCACCGCGGTCGCCAACGCCTCGCTGGAGCTGCTGCTCAGCCAGGACTGGGCGGCCGAGGTCCGGCGGATCGAAACCGGTCTCGGCAAGGGGCTGGCCGGGGCGAGCGCGCTACCCGGGGTGCGCGATGTGCGCGTGCTCGGCGCCATCGGAGTGATCCAGCTCGACCATCCGGTGGACATGCGGGCCGCCACCGAAGCCGCGGTTGGTGAGGGCGTGTGGCTGCGCCCGTTCCGCGACCTGGTCTACGCCATGCCGCCGTATGTCAGCACCGACGACGACGTCCAGCGGATCACCGCCGCCCTGCGCGCCGCGGCGGCCGCCGGCTGA
- the bioD gene encoding dethiobiotin synthase: MTVLVITGTGTEVGKTVVTAAVAALARAQGRRVAVLKPAQTGVGPTEPGDIDEVVRLAGPVTARELARYPQPLAPATAARAAGLPPVRPAQIAASATGLDAEHDLVLLEGAGGLLVRFDHAGSTLADAAWALGAPVLLVASAGLGVLNTAALTVEALRRRGLTCQGVVVGSWPHQPGLAARHNLADLPEVTGVPLLGVLPEGAGKCHEEDFLLLARRGLAPALGGEFDAAEFTVRHGLT; the protein is encoded by the coding sequence GTGACCGTGCTGGTGATCACTGGAACCGGGACCGAGGTCGGCAAGACGGTCGTCACCGCCGCCGTCGCCGCGCTGGCCAGGGCGCAGGGCAGGCGGGTCGCCGTGCTCAAGCCCGCGCAGACCGGGGTGGGACCGACCGAACCGGGTGACATCGACGAGGTGGTCCGCCTCGCCGGTCCCGTCACCGCGCGCGAGCTCGCCCGCTACCCGCAACCGTTGGCCCCCGCGACCGCGGCCCGCGCCGCCGGGCTGCCCCCGGTCCGGCCGGCCCAGATCGCCGCCTCGGCAACGGGTCTGGACGCCGAACACGACCTGGTGCTGCTGGAAGGCGCGGGCGGCCTGCTGGTCCGCTTCGACCACGCGGGCAGCACCCTGGCCGACGCCGCCTGGGCGCTGGGTGCGCCGGTGCTGCTGGTCGCCTCGGCCGGGCTCGGCGTGCTCAACACCGCCGCGCTCACCGTGGAGGCGCTGCGCCGCCGCGGCCTGACCTGTCAGGGCGTGGTGGTGGGCAGCTGGCCGCACCAGCCCGGCCTGGCCGCCCGGCACAACCTGGCCGACCTGCCCGAGGTCACCGGCGTGCCGCTGCTCGGCGTGCTGCCCGAGGGCGCGGGCAAGTGCCACGAGGAGGACTTCCTGCTGCTGGCCCGCCGCGGCCTGGCGCCCGCGCTGGGCGGGGAGTTCGACGCGGCCGAGTTCACCGTCCGGCACGGGCTGACCTGA